The following coding sequences are from one Desulfobacterales bacterium window:
- a CDS encoding PAS domain S-box protein, translated as MLKFLKKEIKTKISNKLILTFSFILIISLASMTYIGIHFIEEFGNYLTELNKKTVKDSSQKYLSQILYEKTNRFESSIKKIENYAKLLSEKTLFFIENADIYGQNYNNKNYNFDSYQNSIQYAITDEKVAILYWGDSSVLSKKNLINSLSQLEPYLKSSIYLNAEIISSSIMTESSLCFYYPVTYENIPFSKETIKTGKFYTIASPSENKDKKTVWTDLYKSYGGKGLVTTANSPIYDSNNNFLGVATIGVSFEKTFELSTLNKYKTENDGFYFLINDIGQIIVFPETYLHFFGLNGLNKEDLNIGQNIDINIKNSSIKNVKALAENIINTQTYFGEYKINSQNWYFFSNKISSTKWILGIFLPESAIISDLQKNIQFISAAQGYIAHKFTILIFSFLLVTIILLSLLLVSNFINPLKKLEKAALDVKDGNFDTHIHDYREDEFGVIYKLFNEMIDFIKKGKKLEAEYSSQLKKEVEQKTYEISQQNIKLQNFMDMLKKEISERAEVEENLRESEERYYKIFETSRVIKIVVDPENSSIIDANKAACDYYGYSRENFIKKSVYDIIVHTEEELKNEIMKAQSENRPYYRFVHKIASGEVRDVEVYFGDFKLKEKTYIHSIIIDVTDKNKMQKELIKAKKLEAVASLAGGIAHDFNNLLTIILGNISLGIHLLNDDNPAKKRLKDAENGVMRAGKLTHIFLNLSKGENLVTKPILISEFLENVSMLVFSGSNIKCEYDFPKQDFYVKIDYSQMQEALSNILKNAKESMSDGGIVKISITSMDKSSNIPNKNIKIVITDTGCGIDEGVLLSIFDPYFSTKKMGNTKGLGLGLSIADSIIRNHNGHIDITSKKGKGTTVNIYLPLFEYKTIPDNKIPDNKKSYIAYKKIIEKNVEKGIKNKILVMDDEKMILSTIKHILSQYNYKMEFATRGEEAISLYKKAIESGEPFDAVILDLTIKGGMGGKETFDELQTLYPSIKAIISSGYVDNDIIQNYNKYGFKAVIKKPFDEKLLCDTLKLVLQD; from the coding sequence ATGCTTAAATTTTTAAAAAAAGAAATTAAAACAAAAATAAGCAACAAGCTTATTTTAACGTTTTCTTTTATATTAATTATTTCCCTTGCATCAATGACATATATCGGAATACATTTTATTGAAGAATTTGGGAATTATTTAACAGAATTAAATAAAAAAACTGTCAAAGATTCTTCCCAAAAATACCTTTCTCAGATTCTTTATGAAAAAACAAATCGATTCGAAAGTTCCATAAAAAAAATTGAAAATTATGCGAAGTTGTTATCAGAAAAAACATTATTTTTCATTGAAAATGCTGATATCTATGGACAAAACTATAACAACAAAAATTATAATTTTGATTCATATCAAAATTCTATACAGTATGCCATAACTGATGAAAAAGTAGCTATTTTATATTGGGGAGATTCAAGCGTATTATCTAAAAAAAATTTAATCAATTCATTATCACAACTTGAACCTTATTTAAAAAGTTCCATATATCTGAATGCAGAAATAATATCCTCATCAATAATGACTGAATCTTCTTTATGCTTTTATTATCCTGTTACTTATGAAAATATCCCTTTTTCAAAAGAAACTATAAAAACAGGTAAATTTTATACTATTGCATCTCCTTCTGAAAATAAAGACAAAAAAACAGTATGGACGGATTTGTATAAATCCTACGGAGGAAAAGGATTGGTAACTACGGCAAACTCCCCAATTTATGATAGCAATAACAACTTTTTAGGTGTTGCAACCATTGGTGTATCATTTGAGAAAACATTTGAACTTTCAACATTGAATAAATATAAAACCGAAAACGATGGTTTTTATTTTTTAATTAATGATATTGGGCAAATTATAGTATTTCCTGAAACATATTTGCATTTTTTTGGGCTTAACGGACTAAATAAAGAGGATCTAAACATTGGACAAAATATTGATATAAACATTAAAAATTCAAGCATAAAAAATGTAAAAGCGCTTGCCGAAAATATAATAAACACTCAAACATATTTCGGAGAATATAAAATCAATAGCCAAAATTGGTATTTTTTTTCAAATAAAATAAGTTCAACTAAATGGATACTTGGTATTTTTTTGCCCGAATCAGCGATTATCTCTGATCTTCAAAAAAATATCCAATTTATTTCAGCAGCCCAAGGATATATTGCCCATAAATTTACTATTTTAATATTTTCTTTTCTGCTTGTTACAATTATTTTATTAAGCCTTCTTTTAGTTTCAAACTTCATTAACCCTTTAAAAAAGCTCGAAAAAGCAGCATTAGACGTAAAAGATGGCAATTTTGATACGCATATCCACGATTACAGAGAAGATGAATTTGGAGTAATCTATAAACTATTCAATGAAATGATTGATTTTATAAAAAAAGGAAAAAAACTTGAGGCTGAATATTCTTCTCAGCTTAAAAAAGAAGTTGAGCAAAAAACATACGAAATAAGCCAGCAAAATATTAAGCTTCAAAATTTTATGGATATGCTGAAAAAAGAAATTAGTGAAAGAGCAGAAGTTGAAGAAAATCTTCGGGAAAGCGAGGAAAGATATTATAAAATATTTGAAACAAGCAGAGTGATAAAAATTGTTGTCGATCCTGAAAATAGCTCAATTATTGATGCTAACAAAGCGGCTTGTGATTATTATGGATATTCAAGGGAAAATTTTATAAAAAAATCTGTTTATGATATTATTGTCCATACAGAAGAGGAGCTAAAAAATGAAATAATGAAAGCTCAATCTGAAAATAGGCCTTATTATAGATTTGTCCATAAAATAGCTTCAGGAGAAGTTCGAGACGTTGAAGTATATTTTGGTGATTTTAAACTAAAAGAAAAAACTTATATACATTCGATAATTATTGATGTTACCGATAAAAATAAAATGCAAAAGGAACTAATAAAGGCTAAAAAATTAGAAGCTGTGGCATCTCTCGCTGGAGGCATTGCCCATGACTTCAATAACCTTTTAACTATAATACTTGGCAATATAAGTTTAGGGATACATTTACTAAATGATGATAATCCAGCAAAAAAAAGACTTAAAGATGCTGAAAATGGAGTTATGCGCGCTGGAAAACTTACGCATATATTTCTTAATTTATCAAAAGGGGAAAACCTTGTAACTAAACCGATACTAATATCTGAATTTCTTGAAAATGTCTCTATGCTTGTTTTTAGCGGTTCAAATATAAAATGCGAATATGATTTTCCTAAACAAGACTTTTATGTAAAGATTGATTATTCTCAAATGCAGGAAGCTTTATCAAATATACTTAAAAACGCTAAAGAATCAATGTCCGACGGAGGGATCGTAAAAATAAGTATTACATCTATGGATAAGTCTTCTAACATACCTAATAAAAATATTAAAATTGTCATAACTGATACAGGGTGCGGAATAGACGAAGGAGTTTTACTATCTATATTTGATCCATATTTTTCAACGAAAAAAATGGGTAATACAAAAGGTTTAGGTCTTGGTTTATCAATAGCCGATTCAATTATTCGAAACCATAATGGACATATTGATATAACTTCTAAAAAAGGTAAAGGAACTACTGTAAATATTTATCTGCCTTTATTTGAGTATAAAACAATACCCGATAATAAAATACCTGATAATAAAAAAAGTTATATTGCTTATAAAAAAATTATAGAAAAAAATGTAGAAAAAGGTATCAAAAATAAAATTTTAGTAATGGATGATGAAAAAATGATACTATCAACAATAAAGCATATTCTTTCACAATATAACTACAAAATGGAATTTGCAACTCGTGGAGAAGAGGCAATTTCATTATATAAAAAAGCTATAGAGTCTGGAGAACCTTTCGATG